TCCGCTGGAGGCGGACATAGCATAGGCAGTTCACCTGTTTCGGGCGTGGGACACCTCTCCACCGGGACGTAGCCGCAATGCAGAACATCCTGGCTAAGGCCTGGAGAGGCCTTCGGGGATGGATGCGGTTTCGGCCGTGACCTGAACCACGGTCAGGCAAAGCCTATCTTGTAGCCTCGGACTTCCCATCTGAGGAGTCGTCACCGGGTGGTGGGCTCAAAGGGTTTAAGCAGAAGGGTCCAGGCCCACGCCACGCCCACCGCAAGAAGGAGTAGCAGAAAGAAGCCCCCGGCGGGATAGCCGTAAAGGCCCACCACGGGTCCCAACCCCCCTTGAAGGGCGAAGATGCCCAGCACCCCCGCCAGGTTTACTACGCCCATGGCCTGGCCTGGGTGGCGGGGGGAAAGCCGGGCGGTGTGGGCCAGAACCAGGGCGTTGAACCCACCGCCAAGGCCTAAGAAGAGGTAAGTGGGCGTGGGGGAAGCCTCCCCAATCCAGAGCCCTAAGCCTGTGGCGTAAAGGCCCATACCGAAAAGGAGCGCGCGCCCTGTTCCCCAACGCGCCGCCAGGAGGCTGCTGGCAAAGGCGCCTCCAATGGAGGCCAGGTTCAAGAGGGCAAGCGCTTGGCCCACCTCCTGGCCAGAAAGGCCCCGGGCGTAGGCATGGGCTCCTGCCCAAAAACTTTGGAGAGCGAAGAAGCCACCCAGGTAGGCTAGGGCCAGGAAGGCTAGGGGGGCAAGGCGGCGGTCCCTTTGCGGGGCGGGATCCTGCCTCCTGGCTTCCGCCTTGGGAGCCAGGGGGGCCATGACCAGCGCCAAACCCCAGGAAAGAAGAGCGAGGAGCAGGAAAACCCCCCTCCATCCCAAGGCCTCCTCGAGGGCCACCAGGGGGCCGGTGGCCGCTACGCCTCCTAGCCCTCCTAAAGCCACGGTAAGGCCGCTTAGCAGGCCTAACCGCTCGGGGAGGAGAATCTGGTAGGTCCGCAAGGCGCCCACCAGCGCCAGGGCCATTCCGGCGCCCATGAGGGCCCGGCCCAAGGCCAAAAGGGCCCAGCCCGGGGCGAGGGCGAAGGCCAGGCACCCCAGGCCGGCGAGGGCGAAGAGGGGAGGCAGCGTTCGACCCGGACCCAAGCGATCCAGGAGGGATCCCAGGGGCACTTGAGCCAGGGCGAAGGCCAGGTAAAAAACGCTCGTTAGCGCGCCCAATGCCCCGGGAGACATCTGGAATTCTTGGGCTAGGGGTTCGACGAGGGCGGCGTTGGCCGAGCGGAGAAGGTAGGAGAGGGCGTAGCCGACTGCGAAGGGCAAGAGCCTTAGCCCGAGCCCCATATCGCCTTCCAGAGGAAAGGGCCGTAGGCCAGAAGAAGGAGGCCCCCCAACGAGGCCAGGACGAAGGGCCAGATCTCCCGCCAGATGGCCTCAATAGGAAGGCCGCTTACCCGGGCGCTCATGAAAAGGTTCACCGCCACCGGCGGGGTAATCTGGCCGATGGCCATGTTCACGGTCATCACGATGCCCATCCAAACGGGGTCCCACCCCAGGTGGGCCATCACGGGGAGAAGGATGGGGAGGGTCAAATAGTAGATGCTCACCGCATCCAAAAGGGTTCCCAGGAAGAGCCAGAAAAGGTTTAAAAGACTGAGGAGAAGGGTAGGGTTCTCCCCCCAATGCAAGAGAGTCTGGGTTAGGGTCCCCACCAGTCCTACGGTGTCCGCAGTCCAAGCGAAGATGCCCGCCCAGGCCACGATGGCCATGATCACCGCGCTGGAAACCCCCGCCTGCACCAAGAGGTTGCCCAGGTCTTGCCACGTCAGGCTTCGATAGATAAAGAAGCCCACGAATAGGCCCCAAAACACCCCCACCGCTGCCGCTTCGGTGGGGGTGAAGATGCCCCCGTATATCCCGCCGAGGATCAGCAAGGGCGTTAAAAGGCCCGGGAATGCTTCCAGAAAAAGGGGCCAGGTTGAACCCGGCGCCCTTTCCACCTTGCCCCAACCCCGTGCCCTCACCACAAGCAAGGCCGCCACCCCAATGAGGCCGCCCAGGAGGATCCCCGGAAGGATGCCAGCCAAAAACTGTTGGGCTACGGAAGTGGTGGCTAAAGTGGCGTAGACGATGAGGGCAATGGAGGGAGGAATAACGATGGAGAGCTCAGCGGAGGCGGCTACAAGCCCGGCGGCAAAGCCCGGGGCATACCCCTGGCGGATCATCATGGGGATGAGGATACCCCCCAAAGCGGCCACGGTGGCCGGTCCCGAGCCGGAAACCGCGCCCCAGAACATGCCCGCTAACACCGTGGCTACCGCCGCTCCTGCCCTCCATCCCCCCACCAGGTGGAGGAGGAGCCGGACAATGCGCTCGGCGATCCCCGCCCGGTCCATCACCGCCCCGGCGAGGATGAAGAAGGGGATGGCCAGCAAGGGAAACTTGGCGATCCCCGCCTGGAAGTTGAAGGAAACCACCTGGAGGCCGAGCCCCTGGGTAGCGATGACCACAAGGGCGGCACTTCCCAGGGCTGCGGCCACGGGGACCCGGAGGAGAAGGAGGCCGAGGAAGAGGAGGACCAGGAGGGTGCCCACGACC
The Thermus sp. LT1-2-5 genome window above contains:
- a CDS encoding TRAP transporter large permease, translating into MGTLLVLLFLGLLLLRVPVAAALGSAALVVIATQGLGLQVVSFNFQAGIAKFPLLAIPFFILAGAVMDRAGIAERIVRLLLHLVGGWRAGAAVATVLAGMFWGAVSGSGPATVAALGGILIPMMIRQGYAPGFAAGLVAASAELSIVIPPSIALIVYATLATTSVAQQFLAGILPGILLGGLIGVAALLVVRARGWGKVERAPGSTWPLFLEAFPGLLTPLLILGGIYGGIFTPTEAAAVGVFWGLFVGFFIYRSLTWQDLGNLLVQAGVSSAVIMAIVAWAGIFAWTADTVGLVGTLTQTLLHWGENPTLLLSLLNLFWLFLGTLLDAVSIYYLTLPILLPVMAHLGWDPVWMGIVMTVNMAIGQITPPVAVNLFMSARVSGLPIEAIWREIWPFVLASLGGLLLLAYGPFLWKAIWGSG
- a CDS encoding MFS transporter — encoded protein: MGLGLRLLPFAVGYALSYLLRSANAALVEPLAQEFQMSPGALGALTSVFYLAFALAQVPLGSLLDRLGPGRTLPPLFALAGLGCLAFALAPGWALLALGRALMGAGMALALVGALRTYQILLPERLGLLSGLTVALGGLGGVAATGPLVALEEALGWRGVFLLLALLSWGLALVMAPLAPKAEARRQDPAPQRDRRLAPLAFLALAYLGGFFALQSFWAGAHAYARGLSGQEVGQALALLNLASIGGAFASSLLAARWGTGRALLFGMGLYATGLGLWIGEASPTPTYLFLGLGGGFNALVLAHTARLSPRHPGQAMGVVNLAGVLGIFALQGGLGPVVGLYGYPAGGFFLLLLLAVGVAWAWTLLLKPFEPTTR